The proteins below are encoded in one region of Juglans microcarpa x Juglans regia isolate MS1-56 chromosome 4D, Jm3101_v1.0, whole genome shotgun sequence:
- the LOC121261595 gene encoding uncharacterized protein LOC121261595 has translation MATTTLTRLQKPNPTSTMTMNKPPKSKLACFSFAAYSKSLMEHLKSSNIPVFEGLSDSEFTSVESIFGFSFPPDLRSILQEGLPVAPGFPNWRSSSTQQLRILLDLPSLGILKRVSQRSFWCESWGVDRPDDTDEALALAKEFLDKAPALVPIYRHFYLPSKPNMAGNPVFYVNGGDVRVFSFDVARLFQESEFLNISTRSGIKAPAWAAKKARRIEFWTDVAASGCTRWWRSGDLGGCLEEVSWRLRDGGWKEDEVMEMMMMMDGGDERKSVGMVRSKEGMASHMRMLSTVLLRAGWSKEDVVYSLDLQDDDHEKNDLLEGKTLTEFQALQHPNSCSKVEEDHQKQSLKQLMLLHSLKV, from the coding sequence ATGGCTACCACAACACTAACTCGATTGCAGAAACCGAACCCCACAAGCACCATGACGATGAACAAGCCCCCCAAGTCCAAGCTAGCCTGCTTTTCTTTTGCTGCCTACTCCAAGAGCCTCATGGAACACCTCAAGTCGTCTAACATCCCCGTCTTTGAAGGTCTCTCCGACTCCGAGTTCACCTCCGTCGAGTCAATCTTCGGTTTCTCCTTTCCCCCGGACCTCCGCTCCATTCTCCAAGAAGGACTCCCCGTCGCCCCCGGCTTCCCAAACTGGCGCTCCTCCTCAACCCAACAGCTCCGTATCCTCCTCGACCTCCCTTCATTGGGAATCCTTAAAAGAGTCTCTCAGAGAAGCTTCTGGTGCGAGTCTTGGGGGGTCGATCGGCCTGACGACACTGACGAAGCCCTGGCTTTGGCCAAGGAGTTCTTGGACAAAGCTCCGGCTCTCGTTCCCATATACCGACATTTCTATCTTCCTTCGAAGCCCAACATGGCTGGAAATCCGGTGTTTTACGTTAATGGTGGAGATGTTCGTGTGTTTAGCTTCGATGTTGCCCGGCTCTTCCAAGAATCTGAATTCTTGAACATTTCGACGAGGTCAGGGATCAAGGCCCCGGCGTGGGCTGCAAAGAAGGCAAGAAGAATTGAGTTCTGGACGGACGTGGCGGCGAGTGGCTGCACGCGGTGGTGGAGGAGTGGGGATTTGGGGGGGTGTTTGGAGGAGGTCTCATGGAGGTTGAGGGATGGAGGGTGGAAGGAAGACGAGGTTatggagatgatgatgatgatggacgGTGGTGATGAGAGGAAGAGTGTGGGTATGGTGAGGAGTAAAGAGGGTATGGCATCTCACATGAGGATGTTGTCTACGGTCTTACTACGTGCGGGATGGAGCAAGGAAGATGTGGTGTACTCGCTTGATCTTcaagatgatgatcatgagaAGAATGACCTTCTAGAGGGAAAAACCCTTACGGAATTTCAAGctcttcaacatccaaacagttGTTCTAAGGTGGAAGAAGACCATCAAAAGCAGAGTTTGAAGCAGCTAATGCTGTTGCACTCTCTTAAGGTGTGA